One window of the Perca flavescens isolate YP-PL-M2 chromosome 5, PFLA_1.0, whole genome shotgun sequence genome contains the following:
- the pomt1 gene encoding protein O-mannosyl-transferase 1 — MSPHSQEVSGYIDFNVSMAAQNLWRVDILNREAESESWKTILSDVRLVHVNTSAVLKLSGVSLPDWGFRQLEVVAEKQFKSQSVGWTVEEHRYGTSQEQKEREAELHSPTHIDVDRKISFWAKFLELQWKMLTVKQEDSEHKYSSSPLEWVTMETNIAYWLHSSTNAQIHLIGNPVSWGVANLSLLAYQLLAAIYLLRRRRGFKDLPDAAWCQFVCLGCVCVGGWLVNVVPFLLMEKTLFLYHYLPALCYLHLLSPALLEHTHTHLLSRATHRRALCVCVMAVLVSVFLSYQTFCPLTYGSPELSANQLQGLKWRDSWDILYRRR, encoded by the exons ATGAGCCCTCACTCTCAGGAAGTGTCGGGTTACATTGACTTCAACGTCTCCATGGCAGCTCAGAACCTGTGGAGAGTg GACATCCTGAACAGGGAGGCGGAGTCAGAGTCCTGGAAGACCATCCTGTCTGACGTCCGATTGGTCCACGTCAACACCTCGGCTGTCCTCAAG ctgagtGGTGTGTCTCTTCCAGATTGGGGTTTCCGTCAGCTGGAGGTTGTAGCAGAGAAACAGTTTAAATCTCAGAGTGTTGGCTGGACCGTCGAGGAGCACCGATATGGAACCA gtcaGGAGCAGAAGGAGCGGGAGGCGGAGCTTCACTCTCCGACCCACATCGACGTCGACAGAAAGATTTCCTTCTGGGCCAAATTCTTAGAACTTCAG TGGAAGATGCTGACGGTGAAACAGGAGGACTCGGAGCACAAATACAGCTCCTCCCCCCTCGAATGGGTTACCATGGAGACCAACATTGCATACTGGCTGCACTCGTCCACCAAC GCTCAGATCCATCTGATTGGTAACCCGGTGTCGTGGGGCGTGGCCAACCTCAGCCTGCTGGCCTATCAGCTGCTGGCAGCAATCTACCTGCTGAGGAGGAGGCGGGGCTTCAAAGACCTCCCTGATG ctgcgtggtgtcagtttgtgtgtctggggtgtgtgtgtgttggtggctGGTTGGTGAACGTTGTCCCGTTCCTCCTGATGGAGAAAACTCTCTTCCTGTATCACTACCTGCCGGCTCTCTGCTACCTGCACCTGCTGAGCCCCGCCCTGctggagcacacacacactcacctgctcag CAGAGCGACACACCGGCgtgcgttgtgtgtgtgcgtgatggCCGTGCTGGTGTCGGTCTTCCTGTCCTATCAGACGTTCTGCCCTTTGACCTACGGCAGCCCCGAGCTGTCAGCCAATCAACTGCAAGGACTCAAGTGGAGAGATTCCTGGGACATCCTATACCGTCGTCGctag